A genomic region of Equus caballus isolate H_3958 breed thoroughbred chromosome 1, TB-T2T, whole genome shotgun sequence contains the following coding sequences:
- the BCL2L2 gene encoding bcl-2-like protein 2, whose protein sequence is MATPASAPDTRALVADFVGYKLRQKGYVCGAGPGEGPAADPLHQAMRAAGDEFETRFRRTFSDLAAQLHVTPGSAQQRFTQVSDELFQGGPNWGRLVAFFVFGAALCAESVNKEMEPLVGQVQEWMVAYLETRLADWIHSSGGWAEFTALYGDGALEEARRLREGNWASVRTVLTGAVALGALVTVGAFFASK, encoded by the exons ATGGCgaccccagcctcagccccagaCACACGGGCTCTAGTGGCAGACTTTGTAGGCTATAAGCTGAGGCAGAAGGGTTATGTTTGTGGAGCTGGCCCCGGGGAGGGCCCAGCCGCTGACCCACTGCACCAAGCCATGCGGGCAGCTGGAGATGAGTTTGAGACCCGCTTCCGGCGCACCTTCTCTGATCTGGCGGCTCAGCTGCATGTGACCCCGGGCTCAGCCCAGCAACGCTTCACCCAGGTCTCTGACGAACTCTTCCAAGGTGGCCCCAACTGGGGCCGCCTTGTGGCCTTCTTTGTCTTTGGAGCCGCGCTGTGTGCTGAGAGTGTCAACAAGGAGATGGAGCCACTTGTGGGACAAGTGCAGGAGTGGATGGTGGCCTACCTGGAGACTCGGCTGGCCGACTGGATCCACAGCAGTGGAGGCTGG GCGGAGTTCACAGCTCTATACGGGGACGGGGCCCTGGAGGAGGCGCGGCGTCTGCGGGAGGGGAACTGGGCCTCAGTGAGGACAGTGCTGACAGGGGCCGTGGCATTGGGGGCCCTGGTAACTGTAGGGGCCTTTTTTGCTAGCAAGTGA
- the PABPN1 gene encoding polyadenylate-binding protein 2 isoform X2, with the protein MEEEAEKLKELQNEVEKQMNMSPPPGNAGPVIMSIEEKMEADARSIYVGNVDYGATAEELEAHFHGCGSVNRVTILCDKFSGHPKGFAYIEFSDKESVRTSLALDESLFRGRQIKVIPKRTNRPGISTTDRGFPRARYRARTTNYNSSRSRFYSGFNSRPRGRVYRGRARATSWYSPY; encoded by the exons atggaggaagaggctgaGAAGCTAAAAGAGCTACAGAACGAGGTTGAGAAGCAGATGAATATGAGTCCACCTCCAGGCAATG cTGGCCCAGTGATCATGTCCATTGAGGAGAAGATGGAGGCTGATGCTCGTTCCATCTATGTTGGCAAT GTGGACTATGGTGCGACAgcagaagagctggaagcacaCTTTCATGGCTGTGGTTCAGTCAACCGTGTTACCATACTCTGTGACAAATTTAGTGGCCATCCCAAAGG GTTTGCATATATAGAGTTCTCAGACAAAGAATCAGTGAGGACTTCCCTGGCCTTAGATGAGTCCCTATttagaggaaggcaaatcaag GTGATCCCTAAACGAACCAACAGACCAGGCATCAGTACAACAGACCGGGGTTTCCCACGAGCCCGATACCGTGCCAGGACCACTAACTACAACAGTTCCCGCTCTCGATTCTACAGTGGTTTTAACAGCAGGCCCCGGGGTCGCGTCTACAG gGGCCGGGCTAGAGCGACATCATGGTATTCCCCTTACTAA
- the PABPN1 gene encoding polyadenylate-binding protein 2 isoform X1 has product MAAAAAAAAAAGAAGGRGSGPGRRRHLVPGAGGEAGEGAPGGAGDYGNGLESEELEPEELLLEPEPEPEPEEEPPRPRAPPGAPGPGPGSGAPGSQEEEEEPGLVEGDPGDGAIEDPELEAIKARVREMEEEAEKLKELQNEVEKQMNMSPPPGNAGPVIMSIEEKMEADARSIYVGNVDYGATAEELEAHFHGCGSVNRVTILCDKFSGHPKGFAYIEFSDKESVRTSLALDESLFRGRQIKVIPKRTNRPGISTTDRGFPRARYRARTTNYNSSRSRFYSGFNSRPRGRVYRGRARATSWYSPY; this is encoded by the exons atggcggcggcggcggcggcggcagcagcagcgggGGCTGCGGGCGGTCGGGGCTCCGGGCCGGGGCGGCGGCGCCATCTTGTGCCCGGGGCCGGTGgggaggccggggagggggcCCCGGGGGGCGCAGGGGACTACGGGAACGGCCTGGAGTCTGAGGAACTGGAGCCTGAGGAGCTGCTGCTGGAGCCCGAGCCGGAGCCCGAGCCCGAAGAGGagccgccccggccccgcgcccccccgggagctccgggccctGGGCCTGGCTCGGGAGCCCCCGgcagccaggaggaggaggaggagccgggACTGGTCGAGGGTGACCCGGGGGACGGCGCCATTGAGGACCCG GAGCTGGAAGCGATCAAAGCTCGAGTcagggagatggaggaagaggctgaGAAGCTAAAAGAGCTACAGAACGAGGTTGAGAAGCAGATGAATATGAGTCCACCTCCAGGCAATG cTGGCCCAGTGATCATGTCCATTGAGGAGAAGATGGAGGCTGATGCTCGTTCCATCTATGTTGGCAAT GTGGACTATGGTGCGACAgcagaagagctggaagcacaCTTTCATGGCTGTGGTTCAGTCAACCGTGTTACCATACTCTGTGACAAATTTAGTGGCCATCCCAAAGG GTTTGCATATATAGAGTTCTCAGACAAAGAATCAGTGAGGACTTCCCTGGCCTTAGATGAGTCCCTATttagaggaaggcaaatcaag GTGATCCCTAAACGAACCAACAGACCAGGCATCAGTACAACAGACCGGGGTTTCCCACGAGCCCGATACCGTGCCAGGACCACTAACTACAACAGTTCCCGCTCTCGATTCTACAGTGGTTTTAACAGCAGGCCCCGGGGTCGCGTCTACAG gGGCCGGGCTAGAGCGACATCATGGTATTCCCCTTACTAA